The Salmo trutta chromosome 6, fSalTru1.1, whole genome shotgun sequence genomic sequence AAGGGGAATGAACTAAGAAGTCAATTCAGGATGTCAGTCAATACATCACAACAAGGATCTGTCTGAACACACCTCTACTGTACTGTTCAACCAAGGGATTCCCAAGTCCTAGGAGACTAACGAGAGGTAATGAGCGGACCAATGCAGATGGCTATAGTAGAACAGTAACCCTCGCAATGTCCCTTTTCTTTCTGCATCAACAGTCCTCTATGGGGAAGATAGTGTCATGTGACTGACGACCGCAGCCGTCGCTGGGGTCTCGTTTCCTTACAACAGACATGACGCCGCCCTGTGAGAGACATGACGCCGCCCTGTGAGAGACATGACGCCGCCCTGTGAGAGACATGACGCCGCCCTGTGAGAGACATGACGCCGCCCTGTGAGAGACATGACGCCGCCCTGTGAGAGACATGACGCCGCCCTGTGAGAGACATGACGCCGCCCTGTGAGAGACATGACGCCGCCCTGTGAGAGACATGACGCCGCCCTGTGAGAGACATGACGCCGCCCTGTGAGAGACATGACGTCACCCTGTGAGAGACATGACGGGCAAACAGCTCCGGATGCAGAGAACAGAGGTTGCATTATTCACAAGGCTTCAGAGGTTTAGAGCAAAGTTAAAATGGACCACTAAATAGTAATAAATTGCAGCAAAGCATCAAAAAAGGCACACACAAAGGATTGAGGAAAGGCAACAAGCAAGATCGGCACACACAAAATAATTACAGCATGCTTTAAACAGGCTCCCCACGTGAGGGAACCAAAAGTGAATTAGAGATTGGCAAAAGACAAAAAAAAGGTGAAAaaggcctttttttttttaaatgaggagAATATGAGAACTCAAACTCATGCACAAAAATAACCTATTTCCACAAGCGCAGCGTCATCCAATGCAATCGCTCCAACTCAGAAGACTACGCAATGCCATGCATTCCCACAATGCAATTTGGTTTCAAAGAGATGATGGACCGTCGGGCATCAGAGTAAGTTCATTTTCTAAAGGAAAAGAAGAGAAGCTGATTCTGAAGTCCTCCGTCGATGGCTTGTGAGGTGCATAATGTGTAACGATTGAATGTGTATTTAGTGTGCAGCGCTTTACCTGTGGTACATTAGCTAGCATGTTCTTAGCTTATTTCCTCTTATATACAAGTCAAGGTTattccaggaactttcaataaattacctggttttccagaaatcctggtagGAGGCTACCAgctttcctgcttattccctcctgattccgggaATCCTCTAACCGGGAtatctggaaaaccagggaatttattgaaagttcctggaattttgcaaccctattcAAGGTGCGCATGGCAGTCCAGTGCTCCATATAGACACTGATCAGAGTGCTACTCTGTGTGGCTGCTGAGAGGGACTAGAGAGTAGAAGGGCTGGATGACCGGGGAAGGGGCTAGGCAGGGCTGGTGGGCTAAGGCGACCGACCGTCAGTTGGTACTTCCGGGTTGTGACGATGGGTACCGACACAGGAAGTGGTCACCAGTAGAAGGAGCGGGACAGGAAGTTGGCGGCGGTGCTGAGCCAGCCCACGCCATCTGTGATGGAGCCCACGCGGGTCACggccttgtcctgctcctgagaTGGGCTTTCCTCCTCAGGGAGGTAGTCTGGGACGTCCACATTGtgttccaccaccaccacctccgcACCCTCCTGGAATGGAAGCATCAGCTGGGGAaacagacggagggagggagggagggagagggtgggacgTAGGGACGGTGGGACAgacggagggaggggggagagagagatagacaacaATTGTTCAGAATCCCTGCCTAGTGGCAAACTGGTTTAAttaaacaaggcaacagtaaacatgtcatcCCCCACAAATGATGGAGCCCCCAccccttgggccaatcagtgaCAACAATTCAAACTAGACTATACTGGTAGTAACAAAATATGTCCCCGTTATAGTGCCACCATGTGGTCGATATGAATGTTCTTGCATATGTTGAGTCTTGACAATTTTTGCAACATGTTTACCAAATTTTCTTACAATATGAATATCTGTGACTGAAAtatatgcatttatgtgccaGACCACGCCCACGTTAATGTTTATTGGTCAATAGTGGCCATGTTGTTTTAGGTCGACCTTTGTCCATAGATGCAACATATCGAGTTTCATGCAGATCAGTCATTCGGTGCCAGAGGACTGGCGTTTTCATTTTTTTCCACAAAATTCTAAATGGCTAGAATCCATCATGGCAGACCTTATGGGTCCCTGAGGTAAATGTGTTCCTTTGTGAGGAGAGGGACCCATGTACCGAATTTCATGACTTTAGGTCAAACGAGGTGAGTGGCGTGACCTTTCAAGGCTGGCATTTGCAATCGCTTGTTATAGCGCCACCATCTTGACAATGTGtgtaattatgtaaatgtaagatctctatggcaagacgcatcattcacaGAAGTTACGTCAAAATCGGGCCAGTGCTGTCTAAGATATTGCATGTGACGAACATACGGACGtagacagatccacagtcccctccccgaTTTCATTGTGGGGGACAAAAACAGTGCAGACAAAACAACACCAGGCTCAGGCAATTTCAAGCTATTCTCTACTTCTCCAGTGTCATCTCTGAAACATAAATGAACCAGCTCTGCCCCCTGATGGACATAACAGGAACAGCAGGTCAGTGAGGAGCGGTGGCTTGTGTTGGAGAGGGACATTTCAGGCCATGATCGAGCAACTCAAGGAAGAAAACTCCCCGTAATCTAACTACTTCAAACGGGAGTGGGAGTTCTGTTGCTGGCTCTTCTCCTCTGATGGGGGTTGCAGTTTCCCAAAGATACATGGTGTAGTGCCACACTGCTCCCAGGGCATGCTGGGATTGGTCATGTGACCTGGCGGTGAGTAATCCCCtcaggttagagagagatgacCAGCTAATGGTGTCACTCCAAATAACCCAGATTCATCTATGATCAAGCTACCATCCCAAGCACACCAGGATATAAACATATTCCCAGCACGCAGCAGCTACACAGACGTATGGGTTTGCAAAGAGCTCTACCATGCCTACTCCCACTGGGTAGGGACATTTTGAAAAATAATAAGCCCTAGCCAAAGCTGCAACAGCACAACGGTAACCCAATGACTTGTCCTGTCAGGTAAGAGGGCCAGATACAGTGGAGGTTTTTAAATGACGTTTCAAAACCTACCCTTTTAGCCTGAAGATTAATAAAtgattttagttatttagcacaGCCTTGAATCAATAATTTcaatattattttgttttatattaTTAGCTTCTGTTCACCTTCATTTTAATGTTTTACTGTAAAGTGAGTTGTAATTTCATTTGACAGTAGTATCCCTCCCTCCActcacctctcctccatcctctcccttcacCACCTGTGCAGCCTTCATCACCTTGGTGGAGTTGATGGCCGTGCCCAGCGCCTGGGGAACACAAAGACGGATGCGCTTCATCACAGGATCACAAAGTCATGAAAAAAGGGATGTGCTTCATCCATTTCCCAGTGCCGTGGAATGACATTGTGGAGAGGGTAACTGACCTCAGCCTTGAGGTCAGAGCGGATCCTGACCACACACCTCTTCACAGCCATCTGGAAGGTGAAGCTGATCACCCCTGGGATCTTCAGCAGGGCGTCCTCACACAGACTTCTACGAgtctgagggatggagagagacagggaagttGTGCAGAGGACAAGACCAATTCAATCTTAAATAAAATGGTCACCCAGAAACCCTGTAAACCTTCACATTCTATTCAGATGAAGGGGTTTAATGTTACATACATATACAACACGGTCATAGACATGAAATGTCAAAAGAGCTCATCTTCCATTGTCTTGTGGTATGAGTGTTGGTCACTGAggctgtctgtctggtgtaaTGTGATCAGGTGCAGCTCTCCTGTGGTGTGATGTTCAGGTTTCATCTCAACACCCTGTTGTTCAATGGCTGACATTTACAACACTGACCCACATTACTTGACAATGTGTGTTAAGACTGTGTGGTCACATTGACAACAGGGCGACAATACGCCCTACTCAAGGGTTCTTAGAGGTGGTGACTTATCGACTGTGTTAACCTATCACAATAACGAAGAAAGAGATTCTATTTTTTCACCAGTTTTCATCCCAAGGAGACACATTAAAAGGCAAGAAGTCATGAAGCAAGCAACCAGTTTGGAATGGAGCCTGGGCCGTTGGTCTGGCAAACTGCTCTCCTCAGGTGTGTTATGGGATTGTGTGTGTACAATGTGGAAAAAACACCATCCACTCACTGAGTCGTCCAGGCCGTGGATGTGCAGCACCACAGTCTTggccctcttgttggtggagccCAGAAAGAAGTGGGCCTTGCGTCTACAGGAGGCAGCTTCAGCCTCGGCCTGCTCTGCCTGGTCATTACCAGCCGCCTGCAGAATCTCATAAATCTCAGACGCCAGCAGCTTGGTCTCTCCTGGGGAGGTGCTCCtaggggagggttagggaggagagaggtgggagggggagaagagggcgGGAGAAAGaggttaagtatcaaaagtttaaaaaaattaaaataattgtGTGGACAGTTGTCTCAGCAAACAAAGGCATACTTGCTGTGTGAGATTTTTCATTTTACACGTTATTTCAATAACCTTGACTTTCGTCATGTCCAAGTCCTCTCTTCAAATCCAGACAAGGGCAAGATGGTACCAATGAATGCAAGTCAATAAGGAAGTGGACGCATAAACAGTAAAGATTCCATGTCTACTCTTCCCCTCTGTGCAACACGACGACGGTGGTCTCCATTACAGCTGGGTGTCCTCTCCTGTGGTCTGGGCCTGTCCAAGTCTCTCCCAGAGCCCACTGGGCTGAGTGGTTGATATTTCTAGATGTAGTCTCATTGCCAGACACACAGTAAGAGAGCTGTCCAGCTGCATGGAGGAGGTAGAGTGGGATGGGGGGGGTGGTCCCCTAAAGAGAGCCAGTGTGACAGGCCTGTCACCACCTAACCTTTCCACTGTATAAATAGCCAGCCTCGTAGGAGGAGAAATGACCACACTACACTCATAAAACGACCATACATTCACTAAGGTCTCCGTCCGTCTCTAAAAGGTTCAATAATAACACTGTTAATAAAAGTAGTAGTCTAATGTCATTTAAAAGCGGCAATGTgtcactttattttatttttttgaccaaattcacatagaaatgtgtgttatagaccTGTCACTCATTGAACGCAAGTCTAAGAatcggtagatctgttctgtgtgcggTGTCTATGCTTCCCGTGATAAAGTTTTGTTTTTGAGTCTTTTACTTTGGTTTTGTCAACAAGCTTCAAAACAGCTAGAAATACAATGTgtgtggttatggaaaatatatttcacagtggtttagatggtaaaatgattatctacactatgtttgttttgtcacaaactgaaattaggtgaactactacaaatttagcaaccaggaaatggcggagcaatttctacatagtgcatctttaacagAGAAATGTAGACATAAGTAAATCATCCCTGTCGAATCAGAGAGACTGATAAATGATCAGTAAATCAGTATGATTTATAAAGCATACATGAGCTAAGTACATTGTCTCCTTTGTGGAGACAACAGAGCATGGCTAGAGGACAGCAGTATTCCTTGACACAGACATACATGGTCAGTACTGCCATACTGTGACGGCTCCTGGATGCCCCTGCAGGCTAATACTATACGTCACCAAGCCATCATTCAGCCTATATAACCAGATAGGACGTATGTTGTCTGGCATAGTTGAGCTGTGCAAACCAGCCTTCCAATTCTGGCATTCATTCCTtaaaaggtgtccacatacatacagtaccagtcaaaagtttggacacacctactcattccagggtttgttttatttttactatttcctacattgtagaataatagtggagacatcaaaactattaaataacacataaggaataatgtaaccgaaaaagtgtttaccaaaatatattttatatttgagaatcttcaaagtagccaccctttgccttcatgacagctttgcacactcttggcattctctcaaccagcttcatgaggtagtcacatggaatacatttcaatgaacagggggtgccttgttaaaagttcatttgtgtaatttatttcctttttaatgcgtttgagtcaatcagttgtgttgtgacaaggtaggggtggtatacagaagatagccctatttggtaaaagaccaagtccatattatggcaagaacacctcatttaagcaaagataaacgacactccatcattactttaagacatgtaggtcagtcaatccggaagatttcaagaactattaaaaagtttcttcaagtgcagtcgcaaaaactcatcaagccctatgatgaaactggctctcatgagaaaaaacacagaaaaggaagacccagagttaagcAATGTGTCAAAAATGTAAtctcagaatgtgtgtgtgtgtgtgtgggggggggggacatgcaACAGGCTTAAGGAACACTATAGGCATTGTTCTTCTGTGTGAATGGACTAGACAAAGCTCCATTCACAATCTAAATCTCTGTaccaatagtaataataataataataataataataataataataatacagagCCTTGGGAGTGGTAACTTGGCTAGACTTGCCCTTCAGTCTTGTGTTCACAGTCTCTCCAGCCATTAATGACCTCCACCCAAAGTCACTGTGTGGAATGGGAGCAGAGGGAGTCGTTGTGACCGCAGGACCCTTCTTGATAGGGCCTGTTGCTAGCTGAAGTGACTAGCTGGTTAGCCCAGGGTCAGTCTCACAGAGACTTATGCCCTGGGAGAAGCTCATACAGCCTGATACCAGGCCTGCCAACCGCTGGCACACTTCTGAGTGCCAATCATAAACAGCAGTCACTTACCACACACCCTCCAGTTACTCTCACTAGGAGAGGGGAGCACACAACAACCCTATCTGGAGCACCACACACCTCGGAGGTCTAGCAACCCCACTGGGTGACCAGAATGTGGAAGCCATATTGATTTAGCAAGGCACCCAAAAGGTAACAGAGGCCATTATTTTTAACCATCTTTTTTTAGTAGtgatggatgggggggggggaagaaatcacaatattattttggacGATATTACAAATTCATACTTTGACTGAGTATCGATTAGTAAAaacaaatatttgtttttgttgccGCTAGGTAGCGTTAGCTAACGCTAGTGggctgtacctgcgccaaaaGTGTATTTTCCATGCTATAGCTGGTTccccatcttctttttaaatagtgagccaacatgttgcTTTCAGCACTTATGTCCATGACTGATTTTTTAAAAATCATCCTCTcatgtccctctgcagcagacatatagtgagcactATGTTTGAAACATCAAAttgcaataaaaaaataaaaaaataaaatcgcAGTATAAAATCTCAATACATACCGTATCGGCACATAAGTATGGTGATAACATCGTATCGTGAGGTTCCTGGCAATTCCCAGGCCTAGTTTTCAGTAAGGGAAAATTAAATGTTTAATGTTTTATACCTAACTAAAGGGCATTTAATGGACATTAACATGTATTTATTTGAAGAGACAGATGCAGCGATGAAAGTGTAGACTTAGCTGCTTAGCCGATAACTGTCCTTGAGAAAAATACCTGGCAACCCTAACATTATTCAGAATTTAACAAAAACCAGTGTGGATACTGACTAgatcggggcggcaggtagcctagtggttagagtgttggactagtaactggaaggttgcaagatcaaatccctgagctgacaaggtaaaaatctgttgttctgcccctgaacaaggcagttaacccagtgttcctaggccatcattgaaaattaACAAGTGGCAGGTTGCATTAAATCACAGAATGTGCAGAAACAGCGAATGAATTGTTTAGCGGCAGACTAATTCAGGATTAATCAAATTCAACCTGACATGGCAACCGTAGACAACCTTCCTGTCAAGAACATTTgcagacaggcattgaggcaATTATTGTCCTCTGAAAACAAGAGAAATATCAGGATCAGGTTTTCAGTGAaaagtacagtgtgtgtgttcattccaATACAGTGCAGTGACAGGTAGGGGACTTACTTCTGCATGACATTCTGCAGACTCAGCATCATGCCCAGCTCTCCCTTCATCTTCTCTCTGTTGGACCGACATTCTGCAAGGTAGCGCACTGCCTGGAAGGACATGGGAAGCCATTACAGCTTAAACAAACCTAGGGCTATCACTAtctctggttgtgtgtgtgtgtgttaaaactcAGCCAGGCAAAGATGCATACACACAATCACGGCTGAGCAGCCAAACAGCCACTTAAGTGCAGTGAGAGCCAGTGATGGAAAAAGCACTGAaatgttatacttgagtaaaagtaaagataccttaatagaaaatgactcaagtaagagtgagtcatccagtaaaatactacttgagtaaaagtctaagtatttggttataaatatacttaagcatcaaatGAAAATGGaattactaaaatatacttaagtatcaaaagattaaatcatttcaaattccttacattaagcaaaGGAGATGGCACAATTGTTGTTTCTTTATTTTCGGATAGTCAGAggcacactcagacattatttacaaacacagtaggaatgaccagggatgttctcttgataagtgagtgaattggaccattttcctatcAAAATGAATAAGTACTTTTGGGAGTCagcgaaaatgtatggagtaaaaagtattttattttctttaggaatgtggaAGTAGCTGAAAAAGCAACTTAGTAGTgctttaaagtagttttacttaagtactttacaccactggtgagagctaggactgtgtgtgtgtgtgtgtgtgtgtgtgtgtgtgtgtgtgtgtgtgtgtgtgtgtgtgtgtgtgttgcataacCAATGCaacaagtacaggctgagtgtaCACTGTCCAGGTCACCACTAAATAAGAACTATTATATAAAGCACTCAGATGTGTGTGTACACCCTAGGAGATGTGCCCGAGAACACTTCTTCAAACAGTGACATTGTTGATCATGTAGCTACAAGAAAATACAACT encodes the following:
- the LOC115195504 gene encoding armadillo repeat-containing protein 1 produces the protein MSGELDALTVVNQLRDLAADPLNRRAIVQDNGCLPGLILFLDHPNPQVVYSALLAVRYLAECRSNREKMKGELGMMLSLQNVMQKSTSPGETKLLASEIYEILQAAGNDQAEQAEAEAASCRRKAHFFLGSTNKRAKTVVLHIHGLDDSTRRSLCEDALLKIPGVISFTFQMAVKRCVVRIRSDLKAEALGTAINSTKVMKAAQVVKGEDGGELMLPFQEGAEVVVVEHNVDVPDYLPEEESPSQEQDKAVTRVGSITDGVGWLSTAANFLSRSFYW